Genomic DNA from Bombus pyrosoma isolate SC7728 unplaced genomic scaffold, ASM1482585v1 HiC_scaffold_4533, whole genome shotgun sequence:
CATAAAACTGTATTTATACCCCTTTGCTttaaacagaagaaataaCTTTCAAATAGTCAGTACACGACACAGTATATTATCCATAGTAAGATTATTATACCAGACATTTTTGTGATCTGATGTATCCAGTACAACCTGAAATAAccaaaaatgtatgtatttatattaattcctatttttttaGAAGATACTTTTATACGCACCTTGATAGTCGTTGTTGGGTTGTTGAATTAAAGTCTTCTTTCAGAATAAATTTCCTAATTCCCATCAGATTAATTGCAACGTACTTCTCCCAATCCATATCCCGTAAATCTAGTTTGACCATATCGCTGTCCTTCaacattttcacttttctcaCCAAATCGGAACAGTTATCCCTTTGGAAAGTCCATTCGTGCAGAGCGAAATATGCTGTCGATGTAAACAGCTTATTGCCATTTCGGAGAAGTTTCATCATTCTAAAATATcagttttacttttattatagatgAAGACAGAGATTATCCCAGTTCTCGTTGTTCGAGGATCGATTGAATACTCACATTGGTTTACTACCTCGGAGTCTTAAAAACATATCTATAATGAACGCAAGCAAAATATGCGGAATTACACTCCGAACGTTGTAAACAGATCTATTAGCTGTCATTGGACAACCCGGGTACCACAGCGTATCCTTCAGTGGGGTTTCTATGCTACATTTCACTATGGTTTCTTTCATCTCACCCCATCTTgcaaatttaaacaattacatatgtacaattaATCAGATGACGCTTAAAGTACAGTTTATTACTATTCGAGTATCTCAGGAAATATTATGCGATTGAataagtattacattacatcaCTATTTTCCTAAATAAACGTATTGAGATCAAAAGTGGACTTTTGTATTCTACGTTTGTTTGCGAATTGTCCACAttacttaaataaattaaattttttggaaTAATGTAACAATTGAATTACATTAGCTGAAAAAAATTCGTaagaaatattacttaaaaggGCATGCGTTGCTCGTGCAGTTGTAAACTTTAACTTCGTGATCACGATGTAGCGTGACATGCCATGCAGTACATATTATCGTGTCCACTACGAAATCGACAGGCACTAGATCCAATCTGGCATCTCTCCTACCTAGTATCGCTGTTGCACACCCT
This window encodes:
- the LOC122577405 gene encoding putative fatty acyl-CoA reductase CG5065, which produces KAKHSSVFSKVYPVKGDVILPDLGLSREDRNLLLEKVNIVFHVAATVRFDEPLHVAVNVNTKGTGRVIELWNELRHPISFVHVSTAFSNANLPEIEEKVYTTSLKPSEVIDMCDKLDKTSINEIEKMILKTYPNTYTFSKNLAEQIVANKSKHLSVAIVRPSIIGASLEEPRPGWVEHISGFTGTFLLISKGCATAILGRRDARLDLVPVDFVVDTIICTAWHVTLHRDHEVKVYNCTSNACPFKWGEMKETIVKCSIETPLKDTLWYPGCPMTANRSVYNVRSVIPHILLAFIIDMFLRLRGSKPIMMKLLRNGNKLFTSTAYFALHEWTFQRDNCSDLVRKVKMLKDSDMVKLDLRDMDWEKYVAINLMGIRKFILKEDFNSTTQQRLSRLYWIHQITKMSGIIILLWIIYCVVY